Below is a genomic region from Candidatus Aminicenantes bacterium.
TTTTGAATTTGTTATCTAAGGCTCTTATCTCCCCCTTGCGGGGGACTTCGCAGTTCTGCTGGGTCATGGCAATGAGACTCCGGTTTTCTTGGATATCTCTTTTAGAAGGCCGATGCCCATGTCCCAGTTGTGGCAGGGAACCGGCACGACCAGGCCGTTCTTTTCCATCATGAAATGCGAGCCTTTCACCCGCACTACTTTCCAGCCGTGCTGTTTCAATGCTTTCACCACATCCTTGCCTTTCACAAATCAGTAATACATCATAAATGGTGTTTTGTCAACAAGGTATGTCAATTTTCCAATGATGTAAGGGCGACCGGCCGGTCGCCCCTACGATAATCCTCAGGTCAGGTTTTTCAG
It encodes:
- a CDS encoding type II toxin-antitoxin system HicA family toxin, with the protein product MKGKDVVKALKQHGWKVVRVKGSHFMMEKNGLVVPVPCHNWDMGIGLLKEISKKTGVSLP